One window of the Notolabrus celidotus isolate fNotCel1 chromosome 23, fNotCel1.pri, whole genome shotgun sequence genome contains the following:
- the hnrnpc gene encoding heterogeneous nuclear ribonucleoproteins C1/C2 isoform X2, with amino-acid sequence MDWSPTSSSLMASSNVTNKTDPRSLNSRVFIGNLNTLLVTKADVEAIFSKYGKVVGCSVHKGYAFVQYSNERNARAAVGGEDGRMIVGQVLDINLAGEPKPHRSKTAKRSAGDMYSSSVDLDYDFQRDYYDRMYSYQSRVPPPPPLSRAVIPSKRPRVSLSGGGSRRTKTSFSSSKSSQRTSRTMKSDDLQTIKRELTQIKHKVDYLLESLERMEKDHSKKSALRSIKQEPGEVSSLNSSTSSKKDDSLKQGRESQDSEEEGDLLEDEEEMKSRGRDEEDDDEEEEGEQEEGEDDGDSLNGDDS; translated from the exons ATGGA TTGGTCGCCGACTTCCTCCAGCCTGATGGCGAGCAGCAACGTCACCAACAAGACGGACCCTCGCTCCCTCAACTCCCGTGTCTTCATCGGCAACCTGAACACCCTGCTGGTCACCAAGGCCGACGTCGAGGCCATCTTCTCCAAGTACGGCAAGGTGGTCGGTTGCTCCGTCCACAAGGGCTATGCCTTCGTCCAGTACTCCAACGAGAGGAACGCCCGGGCTGCTGTGGGCGGAGAGGATGGACGTATGATCGTGGGACAGGTGTTGG acATTAACCTGGCAGGCGAGCCGAAACCTCACAGATCGAAGACGGCAAAGCGTTCTGCAGGAGACATGTACAG CTCATCTGTTGATTTGGACTATGACTTTCAAAGAGATTACTACGATAG GATGTACTCCTACCAGTCccgtgttcctcctcctccccctctatCCCGGGCCGTCATTCCCTCCAAGCGTCCACGGGTCAGTCTGAGTGGAGGAGGGAGCCGACGGACCAAAAccagcttctcctcctccaagAGCAGCCAGAGGACCTCCCGTACGA TGAAGTCTGATGATCTGCAGACCATCAAGAGGGAGCTGACGCAGATCAAACACAAAGTGGACTACCTGCTGGAGAGCCTGGAGCGCATGGAGAAGGACCACAGCAAGAAGTCAG CGCTAAGGAGCATCAAGCAAGAACCAGGTGAGGTGTCCTCCCTCAACTCGTCCACCTCCAGCAAGAAAGACGACAGCTTGAAACAGGGCAGAGAGAGCCAGGACTCCGAGGAGGAGGGAGATCTGctggaggacgaagaggag ATGAAAAGCAGAGGGCGAGACGAGGAGGACGacgatgaggaagaggaaggggagcaggaggaaggagaggatgaCGGTGACAGTCTCAATGGAGACGATTCCTAA
- the hnrnpc gene encoding heterogeneous nuclear ribonucleoproteins C1/C2 isoform X1 → MFPSVTDSISHSLPTTLLSPAESDSGRQTSTEPSTDTMDWSPTSSSLMASSNVTNKTDPRSLNSRVFIGNLNTLLVTKADVEAIFSKYGKVVGCSVHKGYAFVQYSNERNARAAVGGEDGRMIVGQVLDINLAGEPKPHRSKTAKRSAGDMYSSSVDLDYDFQRDYYDRMYSYQSRVPPPPPLSRAVIPSKRPRVSLSGGGSRRTKTSFSSSKSSQRTSRTMKSDDLQTIKRELTQIKHKVDYLLESLERMEKDHSKKSALRSIKQEPGEVSSLNSSTSSKKDDSLKQGRESQDSEEEGDLLEDEEEMKSRGRDEEDDDEEEEGEQEEGEDDGDSLNGDDS, encoded by the exons ATGTTCCCCTCAGTCACTGACTCCATCTCTCATAGTTTGCCGACgaccctcctctctccagcaGAGTCAGACTCAGGCAGGCAGACCTCCACCGAGCCGAGCACAGACACAATGGA TTGGTCGCCGACTTCCTCCAGCCTGATGGCGAGCAGCAACGTCACCAACAAGACGGACCCTCGCTCCCTCAACTCCCGTGTCTTCATCGGCAACCTGAACACCCTGCTGGTCACCAAGGCCGACGTCGAGGCCATCTTCTCCAAGTACGGCAAGGTGGTCGGTTGCTCCGTCCACAAGGGCTATGCCTTCGTCCAGTACTCCAACGAGAGGAACGCCCGGGCTGCTGTGGGCGGAGAGGATGGACGTATGATCGTGGGACAGGTGTTGG acATTAACCTGGCAGGCGAGCCGAAACCTCACAGATCGAAGACGGCAAAGCGTTCTGCAGGAGACATGTACAG CTCATCTGTTGATTTGGACTATGACTTTCAAAGAGATTACTACGATAG GATGTACTCCTACCAGTCccgtgttcctcctcctccccctctatCCCGGGCCGTCATTCCCTCCAAGCGTCCACGGGTCAGTCTGAGTGGAGGAGGGAGCCGACGGACCAAAAccagcttctcctcctccaagAGCAGCCAGAGGACCTCCCGTACGA TGAAGTCTGATGATCTGCAGACCATCAAGAGGGAGCTGACGCAGATCAAACACAAAGTGGACTACCTGCTGGAGAGCCTGGAGCGCATGGAGAAGGACCACAGCAAGAAGTCAG CGCTAAGGAGCATCAAGCAAGAACCAGGTGAGGTGTCCTCCCTCAACTCGTCCACCTCCAGCAAGAAAGACGACAGCTTGAAACAGGGCAGAGAGAGCCAGGACTCCGAGGAGGAGGGAGATCTGctggaggacgaagaggag ATGAAAAGCAGAGGGCGAGACGAGGAGGACGacgatgaggaagaggaaggggagcaggaggaaggagaggatgaCGGTGACAGTCTCAATGGAGACGATTCCTAA